From Rhodothermales bacterium, a single genomic window includes:
- a CDS encoding PH domain-containing protein — protein sequence MRSLEPAIKTVWTIKFSIISGVLFIASLGYEVLAFIGDWDSVLPPGALSVSVLAAGILAILTVPRLRYRYWRFDLRPEELYIERGILNRVRTIVPLRRIQHLDVSQNILEREFDLSKLIVHTAGSRSGDVVLPGLRMEEAERLRDDVKRYILDDAV from the coding sequence ATGCGATCGCTCGAACCTGCCATCAAGACTGTCTGGACGATCAAATTCTCGATCATTTCCGGCGTTTTATTCATCGCTTCCCTGGGCTATGAAGTCCTGGCGTTTATCGGCGACTGGGACTCCGTGCTTCCGCCCGGGGCGCTCTCGGTTTCGGTGCTGGCCGCCGGGATCCTCGCCATTCTGACCGTCCCGCGGCTCAGGTATCGATACTGGCGCTTCGATCTGCGCCCGGAAGAACTCTATATCGAACGGGGCATCCTGAACCGGGTCCGCACGATCGTGCCGCTGCGCCGCATCCAGCACCTGGACGTGTCGCAGAACATCCTGGAGCGCGAATTCGATCTCAGCAAGCTGATCGTGCACACCGCCGGCAGCCGCAGCGGCGACGTGGTGCTGCCCGGGCTCCGAATGGAGGAGGCGGAACGGCTGCGTGACGACGTCAAACGCTACATCCTGGACGACGCGGTATGA
- a CDS encoding SDR family oxidoreductase codes for MQKADTVAILGCGWLGLPLGVALGESGRRVHGSARSAERLNALAAAGLAPFRVALEPDWQGDAPADFLRARQLVIALPPGRRQHDGGADYPRKIDAIGSALAGTPVEQVLFVSSTSVYPDLNREVTESDAGHGVVWEAEQRVRRWPGIRATVVRMAGLYGYDRQPGRFLAGRQEVPHGRAPVNLIHRDDAVGILRAVIVQGAWGQTFNACADAHPARRVFYPAQARRLGVAEPTFLDEPDYPFKIVENTRLRRDLGYALIHPDPMAPAP; via the coding sequence ATGCAAAAAGCTGACACCGTGGCGATCCTGGGGTGCGGCTGGCTCGGGCTGCCGCTCGGCGTCGCCCTGGGCGAATCCGGCCGGCGCGTGCACGGGTCGGCGCGCTCGGCCGAGCGACTGAACGCCCTGGCCGCGGCCGGCCTCGCGCCGTTTCGCGTCGCGCTCGAACCGGACTGGCAAGGCGACGCGCCGGCCGATTTCCTGCGCGCCCGGCAGCTCGTGATCGCGCTGCCTCCGGGCCGGCGGCAGCATGACGGCGGTGCGGACTATCCCCGCAAAATCGACGCCATCGGCTCCGCTCTCGCCGGCACGCCCGTCGAGCAGGTGCTTTTCGTGAGTTCGACCTCGGTATACCCCGATCTGAACCGCGAGGTTACGGAGTCCGACGCGGGGCATGGTGTCGTGTGGGAGGCCGAGCAGCGCGTGCGCCGGTGGCCGGGCATCCGGGCTACGGTCGTCCGCATGGCGGGCCTGTACGGATACGACCGCCAGCCGGGTCGATTTCTGGCCGGCCGGCAGGAGGTCCCGCACGGCCGTGCCCCGGTGAACCTGATCCATCGAGACGACGCCGTGGGCATCCTGCGCGCCGTGATCGTGCAGGGCGCCTGGGGACAGACGTTCAACGCCTGCGCCGATGCGCATCCGGCGCGCCGCGTCTTTTATCCGGCGCAGGCCCGCCGGCTCGGGGTCGCCGAGCCGACCTTTCTCGATGAGCCGGATTATCCCTTCAAAATCGTGGAAAACACACGCCTCCGGCGCGATCTGGGGTATGCACTGATCCATCCGGATCCGATGGCGCCGGCTCCGTGA
- a CDS encoding GIY-YIG nuclease family protein, with amino-acid sequence MASPSRKEHIRAYKETTHAMGVYRIHNTADDRSLVGSSVNIEARLNRHRAELRFGTHPNRALQQDWNRLGQDAFVFETLDILPPPDAPGQDVSDDLAVLESLWLDRLAPYGLRGYHPDPDGV; translated from the coding sequence ATGGCTTCCCCATCCCGAAAAGAACATATACGCGCGTACAAGGAGACCACGCATGCGATGGGTGTGTACCGGATCCACAACACGGCCGATGACCGCAGTCTGGTCGGATCGAGCGTGAACATCGAGGCCCGACTCAACCGGCATCGCGCGGAACTGCGCTTCGGCACCCATCCGAACCGGGCGCTCCAGCAAGACTGGAACCGGCTTGGCCAGGATGCCTTCGTCTTCGAGACCCTCGACATCCTCCCGCCGCCCGACGCGCCCGGCCAGGACGTTTCCGACGACCTCGCCGTCCTCGAATCGCTCTGGCTGGATCGCCTGGCGCCGTACGGTCTGCGCGGCTACCATCCGGACC
- a CDS encoding DinB family protein: MAPLPSMLEHILLRDLKTLRDDVEAYPDEDAIWAQPPGLPNSGGTLVLHLAGNIQHFIGARLGGSDFIRDRTAEFGLRNVPRAELLAAVDAATAAVRATFPRLSGADLGLPFPDMLRDRVVETGDMLLHLAVHLGYHLGQVDYHRRVVTGDSKSVGALPATGLFTARLA, from the coding sequence ATGGCCCCGCTTCCCTCGATGCTGGAGCACATCCTCCTGCGCGATCTCAAGACCCTCCGCGATGATGTCGAAGCCTACCCGGACGAGGACGCGATCTGGGCGCAGCCGCCCGGTCTTCCCAACTCGGGCGGAACGCTCGTCCTGCATCTGGCCGGCAACATCCAGCATTTTATCGGCGCCCGGCTGGGCGGATCGGACTTCATCCGCGACCGGACGGCTGAATTCGGGCTCCGCAACGTGCCCCGCGCCGAGCTGCTCGCCGCCGTCGACGCCGCCACCGCCGCGGTCCGCGCCACCTTCCCCAGGCTCTCCGGCGCCGATCTGGGTCTTCCGTTCCCCGACATGCTTCGCGACCGGGTGGTGGAAACCGGCGACATGCTTCTGCACCTGGCCGTCCATCTCGGCTACCATCTCGGGCAGGTGGACTACCACCGCCGTGTGGTGACGGGCGACAGCAAAAGCGTCGGCGCGCTGCCGGCAACCGGCCTGTTCACGGCCCGCCTCGCCTGA
- a CDS encoding SMP-30/gluconolactonase/LRE family protein: MRPILLILAAAILHAPPAFAQPAAVPTGTVTQHTFEGSQIFPGTVRDYWVYVPAQYDGSKPAAVYVGQDGIRFNAPTAFDTLIAAGAMPVTVGIFVMHGRVPALSDAAQDRFNRSFEYDGLGDNYARFLLDELLPHVEREHGLNLSHDGNDRAIGGSSSGAIAAFTVAWERPDAFSRVFSAIGTYVGLRGGNDYPTLIRKYEPKPIRVFLEDGSNDLNIYGGDWWMANQTMERALTFAGYEVNHVWGEGGHNNEHGTEVFADAMRWLWQGWPARVKAGAGSPQLQDILVPGESWELVSEGYRFTEGPATNRKGEVFFNDALGNTTYKIGLDGTVSVFLADSQGGDGQRVGPDGRLYAAAGRVQQIIAYDDDGAPTVVASGFRGNDLVVRRDGGMYVTNPDWGGTGPSTIWYVSPAGEARVVDTGLRYANGLTFSPDESLLYVADSRTKWVYVFQVLPDGTLANKQRFFHMHVPDTAEDSGVDGLRVDRDGRLYAATRMGIQVADPVGRVNAIIPTPNGRVANITFGGERFDILYAMCGDKVYRRKLKTQGLPAFLPPIKPPAPRL, encoded by the coding sequence ATGCGCCCCATCCTTCTCATCCTGGCGGCGGCGATCCTGCATGCTCCGCCCGCGTTCGCCCAGCCGGCCGCCGTTCCCACCGGCACGGTCACCCAACACACCTTCGAGGGGAGCCAGATCTTTCCCGGCACCGTGCGCGATTACTGGGTGTACGTGCCGGCGCAATACGACGGATCGAAGCCGGCGGCCGTCTATGTCGGTCAGGACGGCATCCGATTTAACGCGCCAACCGCATTCGACACGCTGATCGCCGCCGGCGCGATGCCGGTGACCGTCGGGATTTTTGTGATGCACGGCCGGGTGCCGGCCCTGTCCGACGCCGCGCAGGACCGGTTCAACCGGAGCTTCGAGTACGACGGCCTCGGCGACAACTACGCACGTTTTCTGCTCGATGAACTGCTTCCGCATGTGGAGCGGGAGCATGGCCTCAACCTGTCCCACGACGGCAACGACCGCGCCATCGGCGGATCCAGCAGCGGCGCCATCGCCGCCTTCACGGTGGCGTGGGAGCGCCCCGACGCCTTCAGCCGCGTGTTCAGCGCCATCGGGACGTACGTCGGGCTGCGCGGCGGCAACGACTACCCGACGCTCATCCGAAAGTACGAGCCGAAACCGATCCGGGTCTTTCTGGAGGATGGATCGAACGACCTGAACATCTATGGCGGCGACTGGTGGATGGCGAACCAGACGATGGAGCGGGCGCTGACGTTCGCCGGGTACGAAGTGAACCACGTCTGGGGCGAAGGCGGGCACAACAACGAACATGGCACCGAGGTCTTTGCCGACGCGATGCGCTGGCTCTGGCAGGGCTGGCCCGCACGCGTGAAGGCCGGCGCGGGCTCGCCGCAACTGCAGGACATCCTCGTGCCCGGCGAATCCTGGGAGCTGGTGTCCGAGGGCTACCGCTTCACGGAAGGACCTGCGACAAACCGGAAGGGCGAGGTCTTTTTCAACGACGCGCTGGGCAACACGACATACAAGATCGGGCTCGACGGAACGGTCAGCGTGTTTCTGGCGGATTCGCAGGGCGGCGACGGCCAGCGCGTCGGCCCGGATGGCCGGCTCTATGCCGCCGCCGGCCGGGTCCAGCAGATCATCGCCTATGACGACGACGGGGCGCCGACGGTCGTCGCTTCCGGCTTCCGCGGCAACGACCTCGTCGTCCGCCGCGACGGCGGGATGTACGTGACGAACCCCGACTGGGGCGGCACCGGCCCGAGCACGATCTGGTACGTCAGTCCCGCCGGCGAGGCTCGCGTGGTCGACACGGGGCTCCGCTATGCGAACGGGCTGACGTTTTCGCCGGACGAGTCGCTCCTCTACGTCGCCGACAGCCGCACAAAGTGGGTCTATGTCTTCCAGGTTCTCCCGGACGGCACCCTGGCGAACAAGCAGCGGTTCTTCCACATGCACGTGCCGGACACGGCCGAGGACAGCGGCGTCGATGGGCTCCGCGTCGATCGGGACGGCCGGCTTTACGCGGCCACGCGCATGGGCATCCAGGTGGCCGACCCCGTCGGCCGCGTGAACGCCATCATCCCCACGCCGAACGGACGCGTCGCCAACATCACCTTCGGCGGCGAACGCTTCGACATCCTGTATGCGATGTGCGGCGACAAGGTCTACCGGCGGAAGCTCAAGACGCAGGGGCTGCCGGCGTTCCTCCCTCCCATCAAACCGCCCGCGCCGCGCCTGTGA
- a CDS encoding T9SS type A sorting domain-containing protein: MKKTIAVSLIGGLALASLFFLPHHAGDPAPRPVGAVSASSPHAGYALKAARWDYLFHQLRDPATNSIPRNVRASEVEHVRRIAEAGRKTGHLASLLTWFGIGPADVGGRTRALAIDLSNPRRMLAGGVSGGLWESLDAGATWTSLEVDAATMSVTDLVQDPRPGFRSRWYYASGEFAGNSASDPDRQAPYFGSGLYRSLDNGRTWQQAPGATDRDITRFDSPFDFVNRVAVSPITGTLFVSSNATGIYRSADGGVSFGQNEPNSTVPAPVLGGVNQHSWSDVAVNADGTVLATLSSTGFDASNNDPPGVYVSRNDGVSWTNITPATFPRTHGRSVIAFAPSNPDIAYIFTTTLAEPNDREDVRLHRLNVRTGASEDRSDNLPTFGEAGNIDTQSNYNMALAVKPDDENFLVLGGTNLYRSANAFATRALDRTDTWIGGYDAADNDFGIYDNHHPDQHVLVFDPTNPNRLYTGNDGGVYMTNDVTRAGAVLWEDRNRGYTVSQFYTVALPRSSQDPRVAGGTQDNGTPYLRLDDLDDDSRNISVGDGGQLYLGADFAFVGIQQGDILKLNYNSTDDPTFAGYSFMQPRSANNQLFVSPFVVNPNNEEVMFYAAGSLLWMHRDLGGIRGGQTSQDGITEGWETLSDLPSPAPRVVTAMAISESPSHVLYYGASDTREETTLPPRIFRVDNADTDPASATDITPTGLPAGAYLVDIAINPLDADEILLVFSNYNVVGLYHSQNAGATYAAVEGNLTGTIAQPGPSLRSAAILNVEGVPYYFLGTSAGLFVAQSLNGNATQWNPEAGDAIGNAVVSDLAVRQVDGVLAAATHGRGLFLASVDETFDPRPQPEVFQLSQNYPNPFASTTRIVYDLVTESRVSLALYDLSGRRLAVLVDQSTQNEGRHEVAFDAGRLASGTYLYQIVVTPLSGAGSGATQAQTRKMMIIK; encoded by the coding sequence ATGAAAAAAACGATCGCCGTTAGCCTGATCGGTGGCCTTGCGCTCGCGAGCCTTTTTTTCCTCCCGCATCACGCCGGCGATCCGGCCCCGAGGCCGGTCGGCGCGGTCAGCGCATCCTCCCCGCACGCCGGCTACGCCCTGAAGGCTGCCCGGTGGGACTACCTGTTCCACCAGTTGCGGGACCCGGCCACCAATTCGATTCCGCGCAACGTCCGGGCTTCGGAGGTCGAACACGTCCGCCGTATCGCCGAGGCCGGCCGAAAGACCGGGCACCTCGCGTCGTTGCTCACCTGGTTCGGCATCGGTCCGGCGGATGTGGGTGGGCGCACCCGGGCGCTGGCAATCGACCTCAGCAACCCGCGCCGCATGCTCGCCGGCGGGGTCTCCGGAGGCTTGTGGGAAAGCCTCGATGCCGGCGCGACGTGGACTTCCCTGGAGGTCGACGCCGCCACGATGAGCGTAACCGATCTCGTTCAGGACCCGCGGCCGGGGTTCAGGAGCCGCTGGTACTACGCCTCCGGCGAATTCGCCGGCAACAGCGCCTCCGACCCCGACCGGCAGGCGCCGTATTTCGGGAGCGGCCTCTACCGATCGCTCGACAACGGCCGCACCTGGCAGCAGGCCCCCGGCGCGACCGACCGCGACATCACCCGGTTCGACAGCCCGTTCGACTTCGTCAACCGGGTCGCCGTGAGCCCCATCACCGGGACGCTCTTCGTCTCGAGCAATGCGACGGGCATCTACCGGTCCGCCGACGGCGGCGTCTCGTTCGGGCAGAACGAACCCAACTCGACCGTGCCGGCGCCGGTGCTCGGCGGCGTCAACCAGCACAGCTGGAGCGACGTAGCCGTCAACGCCGACGGCACCGTGCTCGCGACCCTCTCCTCCACCGGCTTCGACGCCAGCAACAACGATCCGCCGGGGGTGTACGTGAGCCGCAACGACGGCGTGAGCTGGACGAACATCACGCCGGCGACCTTTCCCCGCACCCACGGGCGCAGCGTGATCGCCTTCGCCCCGTCGAACCCCGACATCGCCTACATCTTCACGACCACCCTCGCCGAGCCCAACGACCGCGAGGACGTCCGCCTCCACCGGTTGAACGTGCGGACGGGCGCCTCCGAGGACCGGAGCGACAACCTGCCCACGTTTGGCGAAGCCGGCAACATCGACACCCAGTCCAACTACAACATGGCCCTCGCCGTCAAGCCCGACGACGAGAACTTCCTCGTGCTCGGCGGCACCAACCTCTACCGATCCGCCAACGCCTTCGCCACGCGGGCGCTGGACCGGACCGACACGTGGATCGGCGGCTACGACGCGGCCGACAACGACTTCGGCATCTACGACAACCATCATCCGGACCAGCACGTCCTCGTCTTCGACCCCACCAATCCCAACCGGCTCTACACCGGCAACGACGGCGGCGTCTACATGACGAACGACGTCACGCGCGCCGGCGCGGTCCTCTGGGAGGATCGCAACCGGGGCTACACGGTATCCCAGTTCTACACGGTCGCGCTCCCGCGCAGCTCGCAGGATCCGCGCGTGGCCGGCGGCACGCAGGATAACGGCACGCCCTACCTGCGCCTCGACGACCTCGACGACGACTCGCGCAACATCAGCGTCGGCGACGGCGGACAGCTCTACCTCGGCGCCGACTTCGCCTTTGTCGGCATCCAGCAGGGCGATATCCTGAAGCTCAACTACAATTCGACCGACGACCCCACGTTCGCCGGCTACAGCTTCATGCAGCCCCGGAGCGCGAACAACCAGCTCTTCGTCAGCCCGTTCGTCGTCAACCCGAACAACGAAGAGGTCATGTTTTATGCCGCGGGGTCGCTCCTCTGGATGCACCGCGACCTGGGGGGCATCCGGGGCGGCCAGACGTCGCAGGACGGCATCACGGAAGGTTGGGAAACCCTCTCCGACCTGCCCTCGCCGGCCCCGCGCGTCGTCACCGCCATGGCCATCTCCGAGTCGCCGTCGCACGTGCTCTACTACGGAGCCAGCGACACCCGCGAGGAAACCACCCTGCCGCCCCGCATCTTCCGCGTCGACAACGCCGACACCGACCCCGCCTCCGCCACGGACATCACCCCCACGGGCCTGCCGGCGGGCGCCTATCTGGTCGATATCGCGATCAATCCCCTCGATGCGGACGAAATTCTCCTCGTTTTCTCCAACTACAACGTGGTCGGGCTCTATCATTCGCAGAACGCCGGCGCGACCTATGCGGCCGTCGAGGGCAACCTGACGGGAACGATCGCGCAGCCCGGACCGTCCCTGCGCAGCGCCGCGATTCTGAACGTCGAAGGCGTCCCGTACTACTTCCTCGGGACAAGCGCCGGGCTGTTCGTGGCCCAGTCCCTCAACGGGAACGCGACCCAGTGGAACCCGGAGGCGGGCGACGCGATCGGCAACGCCGTTGTTTCGGACCTGGCGGTTCGGCAGGTCGACGGCGTGCTCGCCGCCGCGACGCACGGGCGGGGCCTGTTCCTGGCGAGCGTCGACGAGACGTTCGACCCGCGGCCACAGCCGGAGGTGTTCCAGCTGTCCCAGAACTACCCCAACCCGTTCGCATCGACGACGCGGATCGTCTACGATCTGGTAACCGAGAGCCGCGTGTCGTTGGCCCTGTACGATCTGTCGGGCCGGCGGCTGGCGGTGCTGGTCGATCAATCGACACAAAACGAAGGCCGGCACGAAGTCGCCTTCGACGCCGGGCGCCTGGCGAGCGGCACCTATCTGTACCAGATCGTCGTCACTCCGTTGTCGGGGGCGGGCAGCGGCGCCACGCAGGCGCAAACGCGAAAAATGATGATCATCAAATAG
- the malQ gene encoding 4-alpha-glucanotransferase: protein MNLPRCSGILLHITSLPSPFGIGDFGAAAYQFADFLAHTGQRVWQVLPLVPAGYGNSPYASPSTFAGNPLLISPDQLRHEGLLRDEDLWHTPEFSAVHVEFERVSDFKFQLLERAYRRFVAGESSITTEAFEAYCAREAYWIEDYALFAVLKFVHDGKTWTEWDDDLKRRRAAAMRKAREVHAEGIRMQMFWQFLFDRQWQALKTYCNERSISILGDLPIYVAHDSADVWANARLFHLDEDGWQTVVAGVPPDYFSETGQRWGNPIYRWDRMHRNGYEWWTRRMANIMKQVDFIRLDHFRGFEAFWQVPASEDTAVNGEWIDGPGARLFTVLEEHLGTLPVVAENLGVITPGVVALMQQFGFPGMAVLQFGFDSDASNEFLPHNYQRELVAYTGTHDNDTVAGWWFNDKSTQGAEVIARARTYARDYLDVRDEHDIHWALNRAVLASVARVAVLPLQDIIGLRSEGRMNTPGTVGDPNWGWRFRADQLSHDAMERLKHLTHLYGRGPAPERA from the coding sequence ATGAATCTGCCGCGCTGTAGTGGGATTCTCCTCCATATAACCTCCCTTCCGTCACCCTTCGGCATCGGCGATTTCGGTGCCGCCGCCTATCAGTTCGCCGACTTCCTCGCCCATACGGGGCAACGCGTCTGGCAGGTGCTCCCCCTCGTCCCGGCCGGCTACGGCAACTCGCCCTACGCCAGCCCCTCGACCTTCGCGGGCAACCCCCTGCTCATCAGCCCCGACCAGCTCCGCCACGAAGGCCTGCTGCGCGACGAAGACCTCTGGCATACCCCCGAGTTCTCGGCCGTACATGTCGAGTTCGAGCGGGTATCCGACTTCAAATTCCAGCTGCTCGAGCGCGCCTACCGCCGCTTCGTGGCCGGCGAATCCAGCATCACGACCGAAGCCTTCGAGGCCTACTGCGCCCGGGAGGCCTACTGGATCGAGGACTATGCGCTGTTTGCCGTGCTCAAGTTCGTCCACGACGGCAAGACGTGGACGGAGTGGGACGACGACCTGAAGCGCCGCCGCGCCGCCGCGATGCGCAAGGCGCGCGAGGTCCACGCCGAGGGCATCCGGATGCAGATGTTCTGGCAATTTCTTTTCGATCGGCAGTGGCAGGCCCTGAAGACGTACTGCAACGAGCGGTCGATCTCGATCCTCGGCGACCTGCCCATCTATGTCGCCCACGACAGCGCCGACGTCTGGGCCAACGCCAGGCTGTTTCATCTGGATGAGGATGGCTGGCAGACCGTCGTCGCCGGCGTGCCGCCGGATTACTTCAGCGAAACCGGGCAGCGCTGGGGCAACCCGATCTACCGGTGGGATCGGATGCACCGCAACGGCTACGAGTGGTGGACCCGGCGGATGGCCAACATCATGAAGCAGGTGGATTTCATCCGCCTCGATCATTTCCGGGGGTTTGAGGCCTTCTGGCAGGTGCCGGCGTCCGAAGATACCGCCGTCAACGGCGAATGGATCGACGGCCCCGGCGCCCGGCTCTTCACCGTGCTCGAGGAACACCTCGGGACGCTGCCGGTCGTGGCCGAAAACCTCGGCGTCATCACCCCCGGCGTCGTGGCGCTGATGCAGCAGTTCGGCTTTCCGGGGATGGCGGTGCTGCAGTTCGGGTTCGATTCGGACGCCAGCAACGAATTCCTCCCCCACAACTACCAGCGCGAACTCGTCGCCTACACGGGCACGCACGACAACGACACGGTGGCCGGCTGGTGGTTCAACGACAAGAGCACGCAGGGCGCCGAGGTCATCGCCCGCGCCCGGACCTATGCCCGCGACTACCTCGACGTGCGGGACGAGCACGACATCCACTGGGCGCTCAACCGGGCGGTGCTCGCCTCCGTGGCGCGCGTGGCCGTGTTGCCGCTACAGGATATCATCGGACTCCGGAGCGAGGGCCGCATGAACACCCCCGGCACCGTCGGCGACCCCAACTGGGGCTGGCGCTTCCGCGCCGACCAGCTGTCGCACGATGCGATGGAGCGCCTCAAGCACCTCACCCATCTCTACGGGCGCGGCCCCGCCCCGGAGCGCGCATAA
- a CDS encoding PH domain-containing protein — protein sequence MTTHPADLRDAQMLHPMTLVQRFLISLPAFLILLWPVIRSGGPAEVMPVVTVVLYGVLALPLIFLRYFRFRYQITEREILIHSGVLNRQHRSIPIERIQNIEIEQSLLPRLFRTAKVKIETAGSAQTEGVLEYVSLERARAIREIVRSYQQSAEGAPAGPAPAVAAEPDRDVLLALPFGRVLLVGMLRFSLLYIAVAFSALQQFNPDPDEIELWLTRGFLKPIAEFAVASPWLLTAVVVGLAIVLSWLTGILVSLNKHYNFTLWLEGDKLYKRSGLLTLSEGTIPLKRVQAMLFRANALMRQFGWTALQLQTMGLESSQQGPQLAAPLAPLDEARAIGERIYPFTWPEQFHRVSPLTIRRTVIRYTFGFLLLMVPLWFWLGNEAFWLLTLTPGIVGYAFLRYRNHGYALDGTTLFVRKGVFVHTVWIMPVAKFQVIYGSASFFQRRLQLRSVYVDTAGAGGFASSEIVDLPAHEADQLIEALNARFRTHFVPQPYALDQDAPNDPSTLS from the coding sequence ATGACGACCCATCCGGCTGATCTGCGCGATGCCCAGATGCTGCATCCGATGACGCTGGTGCAGCGGTTTCTGATCAGCCTCCCCGCCTTTCTGATCCTGCTCTGGCCCGTCATCCGGTCCGGCGGGCCGGCGGAAGTCATGCCCGTCGTCACCGTGGTGCTCTACGGCGTGCTGGCGCTGCCGCTGATCTTCCTCCGCTATTTCCGGTTCCGGTACCAGATCACCGAGCGGGAAATCCTCATCCACAGCGGCGTGCTCAACCGACAGCACCGGAGCATCCCGATCGAGCGGATCCAGAACATCGAGATCGAGCAGTCGCTGCTGCCCCGGCTGTTCCGGACGGCGAAGGTCAAGATCGAGACCGCCGGCAGCGCCCAGACGGAAGGCGTGCTGGAATACGTCTCCCTCGAACGCGCCCGGGCGATCCGCGAGATCGTGCGCTCCTACCAGCAGTCGGCCGAGGGCGCGCCGGCCGGCCCAGCGCCCGCCGTGGCTGCGGAGCCCGATCGGGATGTGCTCCTCGCCCTGCCCTTCGGGCGGGTGCTCCTCGTGGGCATGCTCCGTTTTTCGCTCCTCTACATCGCCGTGGCGTTTTCGGCGCTGCAGCAGTTCAACCCCGATCCCGACGAGATCGAATTGTGGCTCACGCGAGGCTTCCTCAAGCCCATCGCCGAGTTCGCCGTCGCGTCGCCCTGGCTGCTGACCGCCGTCGTCGTCGGTCTCGCGATCGTGCTTTCCTGGCTCACCGGCATCCTCGTGAGCCTGAACAAGCACTACAACTTCACACTCTGGCTGGAGGGCGACAAGCTCTACAAGCGGAGCGGCCTGCTCACCCTGAGCGAAGGGACCATCCCCCTGAAACGGGTCCAGGCCATGCTGTTCCGGGCCAACGCCCTGATGCGCCAGTTCGGCTGGACCGCCCTGCAGTTGCAGACGATGGGGCTCGAATCCTCCCAGCAAGGCCCGCAGCTCGCCGCCCCGCTGGCCCCGCTCGACGAGGCGCGGGCCATCGGCGAGCGCATCTACCCGTTCACCTGGCCCGAGCAGTTTCATCGCGTCTCCCCGCTGACGATCCGCCGGACCGTCATCCGCTACACGTTCGGATTTCTCCTGCTGATGGTGCCGCTCTGGTTCTGGCTGGGCAACGAGGCGTTCTGGCTGCTGACGCTGACGCCCGGCATCGTGGGCTACGCCTTTCTGCGCTACCGGAATCACGGCTATGCGCTCGACGGGACGACGCTCTTCGTCCGCAAGGGCGTATTCGTTCACACGGTGTGGATCATGCCGGTGGCCAAATTCCAGGTCATCTACGGCTCGGCGTCGTTCTTTCAACGCCGGCTGCAGCTCCGCTCCGTGTACGTGGACACCGCCGGCGCCGGCGGCTTCGCGTCCTCCGAGATCGTGGATCTGCCGGCGCACGAGGCCGATCAACTCATCGAAGCGCTGAACGCCCGCTTCCGGACGCACTTCGTTCCCCAGCCCTACGCCCTGGATCAGGACGCGCCGAACGACCCATCCACCCTCAGCTGA